The Candidatus Tumulicola sp. region CGGGCTGGCCCTGCGATCCGGCGCACCCCGTGAAAAAAAGAGAAACCGTGCAAACAGCTGTTGCGAAACGGCAAAAATTCGAAGCTTTCATAGTGCTTTTCCTTGCAGCGAGAGGGCGCCTTACATATGGGGAGACGGCGAACCGATTTGGACTAATCATACGCTTAGCCGGCCGTCCTGTAAACAGGCTGGGCCCGGCGGTCGATCGTTCAGTCGGATCACGTGCTGATCGAAGGTTGAAACGACTGCCGGCAGCCTGGGCGACCGGTCCTCGTTCTGACCAAAACGCAAAGAACGTATATCAGGGCACACAGTCGCGCACATTTACAACACTCTGAAGACGATCATGCGCTGGGGTATTCGGATGGGAGCGCTGGCTCGAAATCCGGTTGATGCCGTTCCGCCGCCCCGGTTTGCGCAACGTGAGATGGAGGTGTTGGATCCGACTGCTCTATCGGACTTATTACGCGCCGCTGAGGGTTTGGAGCTACATACGCCGATAGTCGTCGCGGTTGGTACCGGTTTAAGAAGACGTGAACTGTTGGGCCTGTGATGGAGTGATCTCGACCTTCACGAAGGCCGTTTAGCGGTAAGACGATCGATCGAAAGCGTTAGTGGAGCGAGACGTATCAAACCTCCAAAAACCAGACGCAGCGCTCGGACAATCTCGCTACCGTCTTTCGTTATCGAAGTCTTACGCCGAGAACACATTGCCCAGGCCGAGACCAGGTTGGTTGCTGGGTCTCGGGCGCGACGAAGAAGGCTGGGTGTTCACTCGTGGCGACGGGTCGCCTTGGGAGCCGGGCGCTTTTTCGTTGCGATTCGCTCGCCTTGTGAAGGGCTCAAAGCTTCCACATATATCATTCCACGGCTTACGGCATTCTTTCAGCACCATGGCTCTTGCTTCGGGCGTTGATCTTCAGACCGTTTCGCGCGCGCTGGGCCATGAGTCGTCTGCGATCACGTCGCGTATCTACGCCCACGCCGTCGAATCGCTTCAGCAAGAGGCCGCGTCAAAAATCAACGATCATTTTTCTGACGCCGTAAACGGCTCGGTCGATCGGGCATTTAACGCGGTTCGAGGATCGTCTGTGCCACAACGGTGCCACTCACCGGGTGAGGATGAAAAAAAAGCCCACGACCATGGGCTTTTTCATGGTAGCGCCAACGGGAATCGAATCCCTCTCCTGCGGTTCCGGCCGATCCCGAGCAGTGACAAAAACGCTTATTTGATAAGGATTCCGGCGCTTCGCCGTTCCAACCGGTTCCGACCCTTACCGGGGCGATTCGGCCGCTCCGCGACAGATTTGTGACAAGATTGGAACGTTAAACCCGTTGGTGCAACGCATCCCACTGGGATGCAGATAGACAAACGTCGGTCTGCTTTATCGCTTGACGATTTTATCGCCACGTGATAATATCACGCATGGACTTCGCGGATCGTGGAACACGCGACCTCTACAACGGCGTAGCTTCGAAGGCGGCGCGCAGAATCGTCCCAGCCGCTTTGCGCCAGAAGTCCATTGACAAGTTGACGCTGCTGGACGCAGCAGTGAGCCTGCTGCAGCTCCGCATCCCGCCGGGAAATCGGCTGGAGGCACTCCACGGGAATCGAGCGGGCCAGCACTCGATCCGCATCAACGATCAATACCGCATCTGTTTTCGCTGGACGGAGGCAGGCCCGGTCGATGTCGAGATTGCCGACTACCACAGTTAGGAGATAAAATGTACCGCCCATTGACAATCCCAAGCCGGCGCCGGCCAACACCCCCGGGCGAGATTCTTCTGCGCGAGTTTCTTGAACCGCTCGGTCTGACACAGACGGCTTTTGCCAAACACATCGGCGTCACGAACGCGCGTTTGTCCGAGATCATTCATGGGAAGCGGCCCGT contains the following coding sequences:
- a CDS encoding type II toxin-antitoxin system RelE/ParE family toxin, which encodes MDFADRGTRDLYNGVASKAARRIVPAALRQKSIDKLTLLDAAVSLLQLRIPPGNRLEALHGNRAGQHSIRINDQYRICFRWTEAGPVDVEIADYHS
- a CDS encoding HigA family addiction module antitoxin, whose protein sequence is MYRPLTIPSRRRPTPPGEILLREFLEPLGLTQTAFAKHIGVTNARLSEIIHGKRPVTMDSALRFERALGFSAESWMRMQMTVDMFDALNGRVGKAVGRIKLIGRAS